Proteins co-encoded in one Medicago truncatula cultivar Jemalong A17 chromosome 8, MtrunA17r5.0-ANR, whole genome shotgun sequence genomic window:
- the LOC25502132 gene encoding calcium-dependent protein kinase 1 yields the protein MGGNCSTGAGAGINTTTTTPHSDPPPKNAPTILPQNFTPSPPQPPLPTTTLGRILNRPMEDVRSIFIFGRELGRGQFGVTYLVTHKVTKEQFACKSIATRKLVNRDDIDDVRREVQIMHHLTGHRNIVELKGAYEDKHSVNLVMELCAGGELFDRIILKGHYSERAAANLCRQIVTVVHNCHTMGVMHRDLKPENFLFLGKEENSPLKATDFGLSVFFKPGDVFKDLVGSAYYVAPEVLRKSYGPETDIWSAGIILYILLSGVPPFWAENEQGIFDAILRGQIDFASDPWPSISSSAKDLVKKMLRNDAKERISAVEVLNHPWMRVDGDASDKPLDIAVLSRMKQFRAMNKLKKVALKVIAENLSEEEIIGLKEMFKSMDTDNSGTITFEELKAGLPKLGSKMSESEVRQLMEAADVDGNGTIDYIEFITATMHMNRMEREDHLYKAFEYFDQDKSGYITKEELESALKKYNMGDENTIKEIIAEVDTDNDARINYDEFVAMMRKGNPDITHRRRK from the exons ATGGGGGGCAACTGCAGCACCGGCGCCGGCGCCGGAATCAACACCACAACCACCACCCCCCATTCCGATCCTCCACCCAAAAACGCCCCAACAATCCTCCCACAAAACTTCACTCCCTCACCCCCTCAACCACCCTTACCCACCACCACCCTCGGCCGCATCCTGAACCGTCCAATGGAAGACGTTCGCtccatcttcatcttcggcCGTGAACTCGGCCGAGGCCAATTCGGCGTTACATATTTAGTAACCCACAAAGTTACCAAAGAACAATTCGCTTGTAAATCAATCGCTACACGTAAACTCGTCAACCGTGACGATATCGATGATGTCCGCCGCGAGGTTCAAATCATGCATCATCTGACCGGTCATCGTAACATTGTTGAACTCAAAGGTGCTTATGAGGATAAACACTCTGTTAACCTTGTTATGGAGCTTTGTGCTGGTGGTGAACTTTTTGATCGGATTATTCTCAAAGGACATTACTCTGAACGTGCTGCTGCTAATCTTTGTCGTCAGATTGTTACGGTTGTTCATAATTGTCATACTATGGGAGTTATGCATAGGGACTTGAAACCTGAGAATTTCTTGTTTCTTGGTAAAGAAGAAAATTCGCCTCTCAAGGCCACGGATTTTGGTCTCTCTGTGTTTTTCAAGCCAG GAGACGTGTTTAAAGATCTTGTTGGGAGTGCATATTATGTTGCTCCTGAAGTGCTGCGCAAAAGTTATGGGCCTGAAACTGATATTTGGAGCGCCggaattatattatatattctgCTTTCTGGTGTCCCCCCCTTCTGGGCAG AAAATGAACAGGGTATCTTTGATGCTATTCTTCGTGGACAAATTGATTTTGCGTCGGATCCTTGGCCTTCTATATCAAGCAGTGCCAAAGATCTGGTCAAGAAGATGCTACGAAATGACGCTAAAGAACGGATATCAGCAGTTGAAGTACTCA ATCATCCTTGGATGAGAGTAGATGGAGATGCATCTGACAAGCCTCTTGATATTGCTGTTTTGAGCAGAATGAAACAGTTCCGAGCAATGAACAAGCTAAAGAAAGTAGCTTTAAAG GTTATCGCCGAAAATCTTTCTGAAGAAGAAATTATTGGCTTGAAGGAAATGTTCAAATCCATGGATACAGACAATAGTGGAACAATCACTTTTGAAGAGTTGAAAGCTGGCCTCCCTAAACTCGGTAGTAAAATGTCAGAGTCTGAAGTAAGGCAGTTGATGGAAGCG GCTGACGTGGACGGTAATGGAACCATCGATTATATTGAGTTTATAACCGCTACCATGCATATGAATAGAATGGAAAGAGAGGATCACCTATATAAAGCCTTTGAGTATTTTGACCAAGATAAGAGCGG GTACATCACAAAGGAAGAGTTGGAATCTGCCCTTAAGAAGTATAATATGGGCGACGAGAACACAATAAAGGAGATCATTGCCGAAGTTGATACAGACAAC GATGCAAGAATTAACTATGATGAGTTTGTAGCTATGATGAGGAAAGGCAACCCAGATATAACCCACAGGCGTCGCAAATAA